In Arachis hypogaea cultivar Tifrunner chromosome 7, arahy.Tifrunner.gnm2.J5K5, whole genome shotgun sequence, the genomic window TCTCCACCAATTTAGAATGTCGAATTACACGCCACTCTTCTCTAATGCCTCCATAAGATATAACTCCACCTCATTCTTATTAACACTCGCATTGAATTGCATttccttctcaaattccataGCAAAAGAAGTTTCATGTGCCTCAAGCTCTTGTGTGCTAATTTCAGGAGGATCTTGCCGAGTAGACCTTAGATAGTCACCACCAAACAGCCTGTAGCTATCAAACACCTTGAAAAGCGTCTCCTTCACCTTTGAAGTTAAGAATTTAGCATCTTCTTTTTCATACAACTTTTCAAAACTCCACTTAATCAATTGAAGCTTATACCTAGGATCAAGAACAACTGCAATGAAAATCATCATGTTTGTGTTATTTATATTTTCCCAATACTTATCATACTTGGACTTCATTTTCTCAGCCATGCTTGAAAGTACCGTATCTAAGCTTCCCATCCAATGCTTAAGTGTAGACAATATTTTACAAAAGTCATTAAAGTGTTGAGAAGATGTCACAAACGTTGAACCAGAAACTTTGTTAGTaacctcataaaatatttttaaaaacttgacaAAATGCCTTGCATTCTCTCAATCCTCAGACCTAGGAATCCCACCAGCCATCATAGCATATTCAGAATCTCCCCCCCCCCAAGGTTTAAATGCCTTTTGAAACTTCAAAGcattttcaagcattaaaaagGTAGAGTTCCACATTGTAGGAACATCTAAATGGACAGTGCCTTTTTCTAGAATTCTAGCTTCCTTAATCATAGTTTTAAACCTCTCAGTACGACCAGGTGATGCACGCACATGCCGAACTGCATTTCTAATCTTTAAAATTGACTCGTGCATTTCTCTCAACCCATTATTCACtacaagatttaaaatatgaGCACAACATCTAACATGTAAAAACTCTCCCCTTAAAGGATGTGAGTTCCAGTCCTCCATTCTATTTTTCAGGTAAGAAAGTGCAACATTATTTGAACTAGCATTATCAACAGTGATAGAAAATACCCGGGATATCCCCCAGCTCAACAAACATCTCTCAATCTTCCTACCAATTGTTTCCCCCTTGTGATTCTTGATAGCACAAAAATTCAAGATTCTTTTTTGCAATTTCTAATTAGCATCAATGTAATGAGCAGTAAGGCAAAGATAGTTCAAGTTTTGCACAGATGACCAACAATCAGTTGTCAAACAAACATTTTGATTGGTTGAGAGAAAACAGACTTCAGCttaattttttcattcaaataaaGCTTCCAACAATCCCTAGCAACTGTGAGCCTACCAGAAATTGAAAACTTGGGTTGCAAACAACTTGTATAATAACGAAAACCCTCTCCCTCAACATGCGAAAAGGCAATTCATCCACAATAATCATTCTAGCAAAGCGCTTGTCTACAACGATCAACATCAAATGACACGGCAGAAAGTGAACTACCTATCCCTTTCCTATCATCTTTTACCACATCTTGAAAACAAAGAATCTTTTGGGTAGGATCTAATGCCTCCTTCAGAAATTTTTTGCATTGCGACAACAAGTGATTTTTCATGTTACTAGTGCCATTTTTATGTGTATCACAAGCATAACTAGCCCACACCAATTACATTTAGCTCTAGGATACTGTGGATTACTAATTTCATCTCTAGTAAAGTGATCCCATGTCCAAGACCTAGGTCTACAAGGTTTTCTCTTACCTTCGTCGGTCTCAGTTTCAGCAGAGTCATCAACGGGAGCTTCTTCAACAGCCTGCCTTTTCCGTCGGCCTCTACTAGCAAGCTTCCTTGTGTTTCGTTGAGGAGCTGGCACAGGAGGCAATGCAATCAGAGATCTGATGCTTGTTGATTCATTCGGATATAGGAACTGGAGGCAATCCAGTGTCGCCCATATTCTCACTTGAACTGGCGTCAAACTACATAAACAAATACAATCAATCAAGGACAAAACAAGCAATACTTAACATAATTAGGAATCGGTCTCAATGATAAAATACTATAAACGATCACAAATATGATCATAACTCTGATAAAATATTAACCAATCATGGAAAACTTAACATACTTCACCAATTTTACATGAATAAGGTTACTGACATGAAGCTTTTCCTAGCTCAAATAATCTGATAGCTAGAAATACAACACAACTGATATGAAATAATACCAGCAATTGCAAGAGCTGCCACATCTTTCCAAATCTAAAGACAAAATAACAAGCTTCAATGGTTTGTAGTGAGGAAGAATTCGTCGTGAAAACAAGACAATCTTCCATTATGTTAATGCTCATCCGTAAAATCAATATAGACACGTTAATAGAAGCATCAACCACTTAAGAACACAACTTGATCACACGACATGTGTGAAGTTAGGTAGGCAGCTGAAGTCTCCTTTTCAAAGAGTACAAGCAAATGCAGAGGACAATGCTAATAATTGCTGGAGCATTCACACTATTGAATAATCATggcaatataattaaaaaattttaatgcatgaATAATGACAATTTTATAGCCTTTTGCAATGCCATAAGACAGTTAGACAGAAAAGTGCAGAACAACTAATCTTTTTTCAAGTCAATGGATGGGGATAGTTATGATCTACCTACCACAAAGTGTTTCTATgtttgcaaaaatttacaaaccCTGTTAACAAGTGTACTTACAATCACAAATTATTGGACCCCAAATAGCAATTAAATGGATGCAAACAGCCAAACACTACAGGTGATTTATGAACAGCAGCTACATCTTGATTTTAAAGAAAAAGTACTTCAGAACCAGACAAAGGCTAAGCACCAAAATATAAAATCCGTAAATCAAAGaggggaaaaagagaaaaatttgaaTTGGATTAATTCAATAAGTTAAACAATATCAGTTCAATAACAAGTTTAGATCATTAAGCAGCAATAAACAAGCACagaaccagcaataaacaagcactTTTATCAGCAATAAACAAGCACAGAATCAGCAATAAATCAAGCACagaaccagcaataaacaagcactTTTACAGCAATAAACAAGGCACTTTTACCATCAATAAATCAAGCACagaaccagcaataaacaagcacagaaccagcaataaacaagcacttttaccagcattaaacaagcacaaaaccagcaataaacaagcactTTTACCAGCAATAAACAAGCTCAGAACCAGTAATAAAGCAAGCACagaaccagcaataaacaagcacagaaccagcaataaacaagcagCTGAAGTTTAAATCATTAAGCACAGAACCAGCACTGAATAACTGATAAACTGATAAATCAATAGACTGATAAACTGATAAATTAATAGACTGATAAACtgaacaataaataataaatca contains:
- the LOC112703921 gene encoding zinc finger BED domain-containing protein RICESLEEPER 3-like, with protein sequence MAEKMKSKYDKYWENINNTNMMIFIAVVLDPRYKLQLIKWSFEKLYEKEDAKFLTSKVKETLFKVFDSYRLFGGDYLRSTRQDPPEISTQELEAHETSFAMEFEKEMQFNASVNKNEIARDVLAMPVSTVASESAFSTGGRVLNNYRSFLTLMTAEALICTQNWLRNSLKLVLEELIEELEKLELEVAPTRDPNEEDSGVESD